The Myxococcota bacterium region TCGCCGGAGCGTGGGTAGGGTGCCCACGCGACCATCGGACCTCTCGTGATCGCGCGCATCGAGGGCGTCCTGGTCGAGAAGAGCCCAGAGGCCGTGGTGCTCGACGTGCACGGCGTCGGCTACGAGCTGCGCGTGCCGCTCTCCACTTTCTTCGATCTGCCCGACGAGGGGAAGACCGTGCGGCTGCGCGTGCACACCCACGTGCGCGAGGACGCGTTCCTCTTGTACGGCTTCGCGACCGAGCTCGAGCGCACCTTGTTCCGGCTGCTTTTGGGCGCGAGCGGAGTGGGACCGAAGCTCGCGCTGGCGATCCTGTCGGGCCTGCCGGCGGACAAGCTGATCGCGGCGCTGCGCTCGGGCAACCTGGCGGCGCTGGTGGGCATTCCGGGCGTCGGCAAGAAGACCGCCGAGCGCATGGTGGTCGAGCTGCGCGACAAGGTCGCGGGCCTGGAGACCGCCACCCCGGCGCGCGCGCCGCTCGACGACGCCGCAGCCGCGGCAGAGAGCGCGCTCGTGAACCTGGGTTACCCTCGCGCCCACGCCGAGAAGGCCGTGCGGCGCGCGTTCGAGGCGCTGCCCGACGCCCCGGGTCTCGAGTCACTGATCAAGGAGGCCCTGCGTGCCGCGAGCGCCTGAGCGCAAGGACGAGCCGCTGCGCGGCGAGTCATTCGACCAGGAGCGCCGGGTCGAGGAGAAGCTCCGCCCCGGCTCGCTCGATGAGTTCGTGGGCCAGGACGCGCTGCGCGAGAACCTGCGCGTGTTCATCCGCGCCGCGCGCGAGCGCGGCGAGCCGCTCGACCACGTGCTGTTCTACGGCCCGCCCGGACTGGGCAAGACGGCGCTTGCGCACGTGATCGCGCGCGAGATGGGCGCGGGCCTGCGAGTCACTGCGGGCCCGGTGATCGAGCGCGCCGGCGATCTGGCGGCGATCCTCACCAACCTCGAGCCGGACGGCGTCTTGTTCATCGACGAGATCCACCGGCTGAGTCCCGCCGTCGAGGAGATCCTGTATCCCGCGATGGAGGACGGGAAGCTCGACCTGGTGATCGGGCAGGGCCCGAGCGCGCAGACCGTGAAGATCGACCTGCCGCGCTTCACGCTGATCGGCGCGACCACGCGCGCGGGGCTGCTCACTTCGCCGCTGCGCGACCGCTTCGGCGTGATCGCGCGGCTCGACTACTACCCCGCGGCGGACCTCGAGCGCATCCTCGCGCGCAGCGCGCGCATCCTCGGGATCGCGCTCTCGCCGGAAGGCGCGCACGAGATCGCGACCCGCTCGCGCGGCACGCCGCGCATCGCCAACCGGC contains the following coding sequences:
- the ruvA gene encoding Holliday junction branch migration protein RuvA produces the protein MIARIEGVLVEKSPEAVVLDVHGVGYELRVPLSTFFDLPDEGKTVRLRVHTHVREDAFLLYGFATELERTLFRLLLGASGVGPKLALAILSGLPADKLIAALRSGNLAALVGIPGVGKKTAERMVVELRDKVAGLETATPARAPLDDAAAAAESALVNLGYPRAHAEKAVRRAFEALPDAPGLESLIKEALRAASA
- the ruvB gene encoding Holliday junction branch migration DNA helicase RuvB; this encodes MRGESFDQERRVEEKLRPGSLDEFVGQDALRENLRVFIRAARERGEPLDHVLFYGPPGLGKTALAHVIAREMGAGLRVTAGPVIERAGDLAAILTNLEPDGVLFIDEIHRLSPAVEEILYPAMEDGKLDLVIGQGPSAQTVKIDLPRFTLIGATTRAGLLTSPLRDRFGVIARLDYYPAADLERILARSARILGIALSPEGAHEIATRSRGTPRIANRLLRRVRDFAEVDGAREVSHALARFALGRLEVDEAGFDRMDRQLLRALIEKYGGGPVGLDALAAAIGEDRGTIEDIYEPFLIQEGYLDRTPRGRVATERAYRHFGVTPAAESRGASNRQDRLL